TGCTGGGGTACCGCATGCGTATTTTCTCGTTCCTGCTGCTGCTGCTCATCATATTCTTTACGTTTTTGACGGGCTTTGCCCTGTACAGCGGTCTAATCAGGGAATGCGGATGCTTTGGCGACTGCATTAAACTGACGGCGGAACAGTCATTCTGGAAAGACGTGATCCTGCTGGTGATGATCGTGGTCATATTCATTTACAGAAAACAGATCAATCCGTTCCTCTCCGCCCGGGCAACCGGACTGCTGATGATCCTGGCAGTATTATTCCCCGTGGCCTTGCAATGGTACACGCTGGCGCACCTGCCCATCGTGGATTGCCTGCCTTATAAACCCGGCAACAACATCCCGGAGAAAATGAAAGCGCCCCCCGGCTCAACGCCTGATGTATATAAGACCGTACTGATCTATGAAAAGGACGGCAAACAGGAAAAGTTCACGGAAGAGAACTTCCCCTGGCAGGATACAACCTGGAAGTATGTGGACCGGCAGGACGAACTGGTGAAGAAAGGGAATGCGGAACCGGCTATCAAGGATTTCATCCTGACAGATTTTGACGGCAATAACCAGACCGAGGCCGTACTGACCGAAACACGGCCGATGTACCTCTTCCTGGTGCGGGATGTGAAAGAAGCCGGCAGGGGATGGGAAAACAAAATGAAAGCCCTGCAGGAGCAATGGAAGGCGGGAAAGATCATGATCTATGGGGTGACCAGTTCCAACCGTGCTGCCGTTGAGCTGTTCAGCGAAGAGCGGGGAACGGAATTTCCCTTTCTGCAGATGGACGGCACGGCTATCAAGACCGCCGGGCGCAGCACGCCCTGCCTGATTCTGCTGGACCAGGGCACTATCCGCGGCAAGTGGCATTATAACGACATTCCGTAACAACCATATATGTTCCGTTTTTTCCTTCGCAAGCTGGGATATGGCATCCTCGTTCTCCTGGGCGTGGTGATCATTATCTTCCTCCTGTTCAATGTGCTGCCGGCAGACCCTGCCCGGCTGACGCTTGGTCAGCGGGCTGACGTGACCTCGCTGGAGAACGTGCGGAAGGAGTTGCACCTGGATAAACCGATGGGCGTACAGTTCCTGCTGTACCTGAACGATCTGTCGCCCATCGGTATCCACAGCAAAGCAGAGCAGCAAGCCTCTCTGAACAGCTTTCCCCTGATCAGCCTGGGAGGGGAGCGGGACCTGGTGATCAAAACCCCGTACCTGAGAAGGAGTTACCAGGGGAAGAAAGACGTCTGGGAGATACTCACCGAAGCATTGCCCGGCACCCTGGTGCTGGCGTTGGCGGCGATGATCTTTGCCACCATTGCCGGTATCGCCCTTGGCATTTTGTCAGCCGTCAAACAAAATACCTGGATGGATACGAGCGCTGTTTTTGCCAGCGTGATCGGCATTTCTGCCCCATCTTTCTTTACCGGGATCATCCTGGCCTACCTTTTTGGTTTTGTGTTAAGCGATTACACCGGTCTGCATATGACCGGCAGCCTCTTCGATATCGACCCCTTCGAAGGGCGCATCCTCAATTTGCGCAATCTGGTGCTTCCGGCTATAACATTGGGGATCAGACCATTAGCTATTATTGTACAATTAACACGAAGTGCCATGCTGGACGTGCTGGGGCAGGATTACATCCGCACAGCCTATGCAAAGGGGCTGAGCGGCAGGACCATCCTGTACAAACATGCCCTGCGCAACGCACTCAACCCCGTGATCACGGCAATCACCGGCTGGTTTGCTGAACTTTTGGCAGGCGCCTTCTTTGTGGAGTATATTTTCGGATGGAAAGGCATCGGCAAGGTTACGGTGGACGCGCTGGAGAAATTCGATTTCCCCGTAGTGATGGGCGCAGTACTGTTTACTGCCGGGATCTTTGTGATCATCAACCTGCTGGCCGATGTATTATACAGCCTCGTAGATCCGAGGATCAGGTTAACCAATTGATTGCCAGTCTTCCCGAAATATTTCCGGAAATTTTGTAACAAAGTATTTTACCGGTCGTCTTCTTAATGTAACACATTTGAAAGGGCATCTCCTTCCGCCAAACTAAACATCTGTATGTCGTCTGAAGTATTTATGACTCAAATCATGCCTATCAAGCAGAAGCTCTATCGCTTTGCGCTTCGTTTGCTGGGTAATGAGGAGGATGCGAAGGACATCATTCAGGACGCCCTGATCAAAGTGTGGCACAACAAGGAAAAAATGGGAGAATTGCAGAACCTGGAAGCATGGTGTATGCGCATTACCCGCAACCTGGCGCTGGACAAGATCAAAAGCCGGAAATACCGGATGACCGATGATCTTGGCCGGGCGCAGGAAGTTCCGGCAAGCCCGCAGCACAACCCGCATCAGACCGCAGAAAAGAGCGATCTGATGCGCCGGGTGCACGGGCTGATCAATAAACTGCCGGAGAAATTCCGCACGATCCTGCAATTGAGGGATATGGATGGGTTGAGTTACCAGGAGATCGCAGAAGTGCTCGAAATAGAAATGAGTGAAGTGAAAGTAAACCTGCACCGCGCGAGAAAGCAGGTACGTGAACAATTACAAAATTTGCATGTGTATGGAACACAGTAACATCCGGGAATTACTTGAAAAGTATTGGGCCTGCGAAACCTCCCTGGCCGAGGAAGCCGAACTGCGCCGGTTTTATACGGAGTATTCCGGCGAATTGCCGCCCGATCTCCGTGAAGCAGCGCCCCTCTTTCAATATTACCAGGAGGGGGAGGAGATGACCATGCCGGAACTGTTCACTGACCGGCCGGCGCCTTGGGAATCCGGCACAGTCATCCGCCCGTTCTGGCACAGCTGGATGAAATATGCCGCCGTGCTGCTGATGGCCGCCGGTTTTGGTTACGGCATATTTTCCTTCGAACAGCGCCGCAATGCGCCGGAAGAAACTTATGCCATGCGCGATACTTATTCCGACCCGAAGCTGGCTTACCAGGAAACACAACGCGCTTTACAGATACTTTCCCGGAACCTGAACAAAGGCAAGGAACAAATGGAAAAGCTCAGCTATTTCCATGACGCCACCGAAATGATCCGGGGAAATAACAACTAACGGCTATTCTGGAACTGCATATCAACAACTTACCGTAACACAAATCAAAGCATCATGAAACGTATCCTTTTCATCATAGTCGTCGGTCTCTGCTGCAGCCAGTATGCTTCAGCGCAGGTCATCGACAAATTTTTCAGGAAGTACCAGGATGATCCTTCCTTCACCGTGATCAATATTACGCCGAAGATGTTCTCCATGTTCTCCAAGTTGTCTGTGGACGACCCTGACGTGCAGAAGCTGTCCAATGTGGTCGGCAAACTGAAAGGGCTGCGCATCCTCGTCAAGGAAAATACGAAGGACGGCAAGAAGCTCTACACAGAAGCCGCCCAGTTCCTGACCGCAGACCTGGAAGAACTGATGACGCTCCGCAACGAAGGCGCTGACGTGAAATTCATGATCAAAGAGAATGCGAAAGGCAATATCGCGGAACTGATCATGCTGGTGGGAAGCCCGAGTGAATTTGTGGCGCTGTCGCTCTTCGGGGATATCAGCCTGAACGAGATCGCCGAAATTGCCGGGGATATCAAGATCGACGGTTTCGAGAACCTGTCCAAACTACCGAAGAAGAAAAAATAAGCAAGCAAGAAAACGCCGTCCTCCATCCGCGGCGTCTTCCTGTATAGTATATCACCTGTAAACATGACCCTTTATGTACCGTACTTTACTTATACTCGCTGTTTGTTTCGCCTTATCCGCAACTACCGCCTCCGCACAGCGCAAAGAGCTGCGCCGTTTCACGAATGAATACAGCAGCGATGCCCATACTTTCAGCATCGGCCTGAGCTTTCTGCCATTACGGGTGGTGAGCTGGTTCATTCCCGCCAGGGCTTTCGACGGTGATGCCCGTGATATCAAATGGGCGCTGAAAAAGGTCAGGAGCCTCCGCGTTTATACCATAGCAGGCGAGGAAGTGACCCGCGAATCCATTGATCTGCTGAAAGAAGACCTGTACCGGTCAAAACAATTCGAGCCGCTGGTGGAGTTGAAAAGAAAAGGGGCTAATGTGCAGGTATTGAGCCAGGGAAAGGATGAGGACCGGCTGGACCATCTGGTGGTGCTGGTGCAGGAGGAAGAAGCGACCGTAATGATGCACCTGCGCACGAAGATCACGATGAAAGACCTGAGCCGCCTCGTGAACAGGCTACAGGATGAAGATGCTATCGTATCATTACCTCTTTCACGATCTCCTCGCCAAGCATCTCATTCACAAGGCGAATGATCCTGTCCTTCGAATAATTCAGTTCCTGTTTGAGCGGCGCTACGGTAGTGGTGATCACCAGTTTATTGTCAAACAGCTGAACGCTCTCTGTATAACGTGCAATGGTTTTCCCCACCACCTGTTCCCAGTTTTCCTGTATGCGCACTTCCATCAGCCGCGGTTTGAAACGGCTTTTGTTCAGAAATTCCTTCAGTGCATCGCCCATGCTGACAACCTTGTAACGCATGCGGCAAAGATAGGGAATTAAACGGGTGTATTAACTGCGCAGAATTTTGATGTAGAAATTCTTGTCCACCTGCAATTCCTTTTCATCATCCAGTTGCAGCGTTTGCATATCCGTGCTGGGGTTGATGAAACGCCATTTGCCGTTAGCCAGTACCTTTACCGGCATGTTGAAACCCGGAACGTCGGAAAGCCAGCGGTATTTGACCACGCTGCCCTGCTGTTTAAGCTCCAGCCGGGGAATATTCCGGTGACGCAGATACTGATCGAATACTTTTGAGAAGTTGCGCCCCGCCTGACGGCTGATATATTGTTCCACCTGCCTGGAGGTCACGGTCTGGTGATAGAAGGTTTTGTTAAGCCCCCGCAGGATCTGCCGGAATTTCTCATCATTATCGATGATCTGGCGGATAGTATGCAGCATATTGGAGCCTTTGTAATACATATCGCCGGAGCCTTCCTGGTTTACGCCATAGGGACCGATGATCGGGATATCGTTCTGGATGTTCTGGCGGATACCCTGTACATACTGTTCCGCTGCCTTTTTCCCGTACACGCATTCGGTGAAAATGGTTTCGGAATAGTTGGTAAAGGATTCATGCACCCACATATCCGCGATGTCTTTTGTAGTGATGTTATTGCCGAACCACTCATGACCGCTTTCATGAATGATGATGAAATCCCATTTTGTGCCCCATCCGGAGCCGGAGAGGTCTTTGCCCCGGTAGCCCATTTTATATTGATTGCCGTAAGCTACCGCGCTCTGATGCTCCATGCCCAGATGCGGTGTTTCCACCAGTTTATAGCCGTCTGCATAAAAAGGGTAGGGGCCGAACCAGTGCTCGAAGCATTGCATCATGGGTTTTACCACTTCAAAATGCGTTTTTGCGCGGGCGAGGTTGTAATCCAGCACCCAGTAGCTCAGATCAAGGTTACCGGCCTCGCCTTTGAACTGATCGGTAAAATTGCTGTAGTGGCCGATGTTAAGCGCTATGTCATAGTTGTTGATAGGATTGCTGACGAACCATACGAAAGTATTGCCTGATCTGCTGCGGAGGCGGCCGTTGGATACGTTGATGAGGCCTTGCGGCACGGTTACGCTGATCTGCATGCTGTCCGGCTCCTCTGTTTGATGGTCCTTATTCGGCCACCATACGCTGGCGCCCAGTCCCTGGCAGGCCGTAGCGATCCAGGGGCGGGAAAGGGAGTCTTTTCCCCAGACCACACCGCCGTCCCAGGGGGCGCGGACGGCTTCTCTGGGTTTGCCGTGATAGTACACTGCCAGCTGCATGATCTTCCCTTTCGGCTGCGGGGCTTTCAGGTTGACGAACCAGGCGTTGCCTTCCTGTTGAAAGGCGAGCGCCGTGCCGTTCTGTATGATACTGTCGATCTGCAGGGGCTGCTGCAGGTCGATCTGCATTTTTTTTGCCGGCTGCAGCACGCGGTAATGAATGGTATTGCTGCCCCGCAGGGATTTTTCAGATGGAAAAACCTCCACAGAGAGGTCGTAATACGTAACATCCCACCAGCTGCGTGCAGGTGTGAGCGTTCCGCGGAGGGTATCCGCGCGGGAGAATGAAGTTTGCTGTGCAGTGGCGTCCGCCAGCATGCAACAGGTAAATAACACAAGGAAAAGCCTTCTCATTACGAAATCCGGTTTGAAGCGGAAAGATATTTGAAATAGGGGATTTTGCGTACGATAATTTGATCA
This genomic stretch from Chitinophaga sp. XS-30 harbors:
- a CDS encoding BT_3928 family protein, with amino-acid sequence MILILFRILVGVLFIFSGLIKANDPLGLSYKMDEFFEVLHLHALIPFSLIFSLIMNAFEIIAGVAVLLGYRMRIFSFLLLLLIIFFTFLTGFALYSGLIRECGCFGDCIKLTAEQSFWKDVILLVMIVVIFIYRKQINPFLSARATGLLMILAVLFPVALQWYTLAHLPIVDCLPYKPGNNIPEKMKAPPGSTPDVYKTVLIYEKDGKQEKFTEENFPWQDTTWKYVDRQDELVKKGNAEPAIKDFILTDFDGNNQTEAVLTETRPMYLFLVRDVKEAGRGWENKMKALQEQWKAGKIMIYGVTSSNRAAVELFSEERGTEFPFLQMDGTAIKTAGRSTPCLILLDQGTIRGKWHYNDIP
- a CDS encoding ABC transporter permease, whose amino-acid sequence is MFRFFLRKLGYGILVLLGVVIIIFLLFNVLPADPARLTLGQRADVTSLENVRKELHLDKPMGVQFLLYLNDLSPIGIHSKAEQQASLNSFPLISLGGERDLVIKTPYLRRSYQGKKDVWEILTEALPGTLVLALAAMIFATIAGIALGILSAVKQNTWMDTSAVFASVIGISAPSFFTGIILAYLFGFVLSDYTGLHMTGSLFDIDPFEGRILNLRNLVLPAITLGIRPLAIIVQLTRSAMLDVLGQDYIRTAYAKGLSGRTILYKHALRNALNPVITAITGWFAELLAGAFFVEYIFGWKGIGKVTVDALEKFDFPVVMGAVLFTAGIFVIINLLADVLYSLVDPRIRLTN
- a CDS encoding RNA polymerase sigma factor, translating into MPIKQKLYRFALRLLGNEEDAKDIIQDALIKVWHNKEKMGELQNLEAWCMRITRNLALDKIKSRKYRMTDDLGRAQEVPASPQHNPHQTAEKSDLMRRVHGLINKLPEKFRTILQLRDMDGLSYQEIAEVLEIEMSEVKVNLHRARKQVREQLQNLHVYGTQ
- a CDS encoding DUF4252 domain-containing protein — translated: MKRILFIIVVGLCCSQYASAQVIDKFFRKYQDDPSFTVINITPKMFSMFSKLSVDDPDVQKLSNVVGKLKGLRILVKENTKDGKKLYTEAAQFLTADLEELMTLRNEGADVKFMIKENAKGNIAELIMLVGSPSEFVALSLFGDISLNEIAEIAGDIKIDGFENLSKLPKKKK
- a CDS encoding DUF4252 domain-containing protein: MYRTLLILAVCFALSATTASAQRKELRRFTNEYSSDAHTFSIGLSFLPLRVVSWFIPARAFDGDARDIKWALKKVRSLRVYTIAGEEVTRESIDLLKEDLYRSKQFEPLVELKRKGANVQVLSQGKDEDRLDHLVVLVQEEEATVMMHLRTKITMKDLSRLVNRLQDEDAIVSLPLSRSPRQASHSQGE
- a CDS encoding DUF721 domain-containing protein, whose amino-acid sequence is MRYKVVSMGDALKEFLNKSRFKPRLMEVRIQENWEQVVGKTIARYTESVQLFDNKLVITTTVAPLKQELNYSKDRIIRLVNEMLGEEIVKEVMIR
- a CDS encoding M1 family metallopeptidase, with the translated sequence MRRLFLVLFTCCMLADATAQQTSFSRADTLRGTLTPARSWWDVTYYDLSVEVFPSEKSLRGSNTIHYRVLQPAKKMQIDLQQPLQIDSIIQNGTALAFQQEGNAWFVNLKAPQPKGKIMQLAVYYHGKPREAVRAPWDGGVVWGKDSLSRPWIATACQGLGASVWWPNKDHQTEEPDSMQISVTVPQGLINVSNGRLRSRSGNTFVWFVSNPINNYDIALNIGHYSNFTDQFKGEAGNLDLSYWVLDYNLARAKTHFEVVKPMMQCFEHWFGPYPFYADGYKLVETPHLGMEHQSAVAYGNQYKMGYRGKDLSGSGWGTKWDFIIIHESGHEWFGNNITTKDIADMWVHESFTNYSETIFTECVYGKKAAEQYVQGIRQNIQNDIPIIGPYGVNQEGSGDMYYKGSNMLHTIRQIIDNDEKFRQILRGLNKTFYHQTVTSRQVEQYISRQAGRNFSKVFDQYLRHRNIPRLELKQQGSVVKYRWLSDVPGFNMPVKVLANGKWRFINPSTDMQTLQLDDEKELQVDKNFYIKILRS